GCCACAAATTACACCGGCGAGATGAATGTTGGGCACGTTTGTTTCATGTGTTTGTTCGTTGTAGTCAGGCTTTCTTACTTCATCTTTCGATAATGCAATGCCCATCTTTTCAAGAAAAGACAAGTTGGGTTGATAACCTGTTGCAGCAATTACCCAATCGTTTTCAATTGTTTTGATTCCATCGGGGGTTTGGATGAGCACTTCGTGTTCTTTTATTTCTATGATCGAAGATTCATAGTAAGCTTTGATGGAACCTTCTTCAATACGGTTCACCACATCAGGACGCACCCAATACTTTACCCGTTCGCCCACTTCTTTTTCACGGATCACCATTGTTACATCAGCGCCTTTGCGCCATGTTTCCAAAGCAGCATCTACAGCAGAATTATTTGCACCCACAACAATAACTTTTTGAAATGCATAGAAGTGCGGGTCTTTATAGTAGTGTGTAACTTTTGGTAAGTCTTCACCTTTTACATTGAGCAAATAAGGAATATCATAAAAACCCGATGCAATAATGATATGATCAGCAGTATAGTTTTGTTTTGTAGTTTGAATAGAAAAGCAACTTTCCGTTATATCAACAGTATTTACTTCTTCAAATAAATTAATGTTGAGTTTGTATGCAACCGTAACTCTCCTGTAGTATTCCAATGCTTCCGATCTTGTTGGTTTTGCATTTACCGATACAAACGGCACATCACCAATCTCCAATCGCTCTGAAGTTGAGAAGAACGTCATGTTTGATGGATAGTTGTACAACGAATTCACCAAACAACCTTTCTCTAAAATAAGATAGGGGATGCCAGCTTTCTTTGCTTCAATACCACAGGCTAATCCAATTGGTCCGCCGCCGATAATGATGATGGGGAAATGTGTTGTTGCCATTAATAACAAATATACGGCAGGGCAGGATTGATCTACTCCGTAACCTTCGCTTCTCTTCTGCTGCCACTATATAATTCATATTCCAACAAACGACAATCGATAGTACTGTTATAAAATTCTATTCTGCGTTTGGCTTTTAGTCCGATCTTTTTTGCAAGCTCCATATTGCCGGTGAAGATGTAACCATAATAACCACCACATTTCTGTTTCATAAAATCACCAATGCGTGCATAGGTTGCTTCCAGTTCTTTAATATCACCTAAACGTTCACCATATTCAGGATTCACCATCATGATACCTTTTGCATCAGCAGGAACTTGTGTTTCAGCAAAATCACACACTGCAAATTCAATCAACTTTTGTACACCGGCAGCAATGGCATTCTTCTTCGCATTCTCAATAGCCTTCGGACTATAATCGGTGGCGATGATTTTCAATCCAGGCACATCAACGATCTGTTCTTCAAGTAAAGCATCTTCTTTATGATAAACTGCTTCATCATAACCTTGTACATGCATGAATGCATAATTGGTGCGGTACAAACCCGGCCTGCGGTTAGTAGCAATCAAGGCTGCTTCTATTGCAAGCGTACCCGAACCACACATTGGATTAATGAATGGCGATACACGATCCCACACCGTTGCATAGATTGTTGCTGAGGCCAAACCTTCCAGCATGGGTGCAAGTCCGGGGATCTTTCTGTAACCATGTCTTGCCAATGAATCGCCTGATGTATCAATAAACACTTCTGCATCTTCATTCTTCCAGAATAAATGAATAACAGTGCCTGTTAACTCAGCACCAGTGGATGGACGTGTACCTCTGATATCACGAAGCCGATCAACAATTGCGTCTTTCACCCGCAGGTTGGCAAACATGCTGTTGTTGATGGTTGGATTATTTACATTACTCGTCACCGAAAAATAACCCGGATCCGGCAATATGTTTTCCCACTGAAAATCTTTCAGATTCTTATAAATATCATCACCATCATTTGCAGTGAATTGTTTTAAACTGTACAACACCTGGCTTGCACATCGCAAATTCAAATTGAGTTTAATACAATCGTTGATGGTGCCCGTCAACTTCACACCTGTTACAAATGCTTCATCAATGGCAAAGCCCAATTCCTTTACTTCATTTTCAAGATAAAGTGCAATGCGTTTGTGGCAAGTGATGATGATGGAGGAGGGTGTAGTAAACAGATTCATACGTATAGTTTAAGAAGCAAGAAAGAAAAAGGCACAAGGTTCAAGGTACAAGGTACAAGGCTCAAGGGATGTTAGCTTCAGTGCTTGTGCCTTGCTTTCTTTCTTGAACCTTGTGCCTTGTTGCCCTATTTGGCAACTGCAATTTTCACTTTCTTCCCTTTGATCTTTTGATCTTTAATTAAGTGAAGTACGTGGTTTGCTTTTATTTTCTTCACGGCAACAAAAGCAAAAAAATCTTTTACTTCAATCAAGCCAATATCTTCTTTTTTCAATTCGCCTTTCTGACTCAGGAAGCCAACAATATCAACCTTATTCACTTTATCTTTTTTGCCGGCTGCAATAAACAACGTACTCCATTTTGGTTTCTCGGGAATCTCTGCTGTTTCAGGCAATTCAATTTGTTCTGCATCTGCAGGAATGTAGGCCGGCAATTTTTCATCCGGACCAAGAATTACAATGGCAGTGCCACTTGCATCCATACGTGCAGTACGTCCGTTACGATGTGTAAAGGCATCTTCTGTATGTGGTAAATGATAATGAACAATGTAACGTATGTTGGCAATATCCAAACCACGTGCAGCAAGATCAGTTGTAACAAGAATATTTGATGTGCCGTTTCTGAATTTACACAACGCCGCATCACGTTCCTGTTGTTCCATAGCACCGTGGTAAAACACATTCAGAATATCACGTTCTTTCAACAGTTCGCTGGTGCGTTCAACTGATTCACGATGGTTACAGAAGATGATCGTTGAACGGTTGCCCAACATACACACCAAACGAAACAATGTTTCGAGTTTATCTTTTTCGGGGCTGAGTAATGTTTTAATCGCAAGTCCAGTATCAGAATCTTCGTTGCCTGTAAGAAAATCAAGTTTCTGTGGTTCATTCAAACCAACAAACGACGGGATCTCTTCAAGGTTTGTAGCAGAAGTGAGCACTCTCTTTTTAATGGAAGGAAGCGAACCAATGATGAACGACATTTCTTCCTGGAAACCGAGTTCCAGTGATTTGTCAAATTCATCGAGCACCAATGTTTCAATACTTGCAACCGTTATACTTCCACGGCGGATATGATCGGCCAAACGGCCGGGTGTACCAATAAGCAAGGCAGGTGCCTGCTTTAAATTGTTTTCTTCGATCTCCCGTTTATGACCTCCATAGCAACAGGTTACTTTCAGGTTGAGCTGCATGCTTTTAAACACATGCTCGATCTGGATGGCCAGTTCACGTGATGGCACAATAATGAGTGCTTTTGTTTGATTGCCTGCTGCCTGTAGCTGTTCCACCAGAGGTAACAGAAAGGCCAGTGTTTTACCCGATCCTGTTGCAGATAACAGGATGATGTCTTTTTCTGATGCCTGTGCTTCCATGGAAGCCACCTGCATTTCATTCAACGCTTTGATTTTTACGTTTGTCAGGACCTCTTCCAGCCAAACCGGTTTCTTTTGCATAGCGGCGAAGGTAATCAATTGTGGGGGAGTGGGAGTTTAGGAGGAATTGTGACATAAGAATGGCTTGAAGTATCCTCCAGCGAAGAATCGCAATACCTAAATCAGCCGTTGTATAATTCCTAACTTCAACAATCGGATACTTTACCTATGATTCAATTGATAATTGATTTAAACAAGCCAATATGCGAAAAGTAATTGCAGCAATCAATATGACCCTTGATGGGTATTGCGATCACACGGCAGTAGATGCTGATGAAGAAATACATCAACATTACGGTGAGTTGTTGCTTGATGCAGGCGTTGTTTTATATGGCAGAATAACTTACCTGCTTATGGAATTCTGGCCAACGCTGGTAAAAAATCCCAGTGGCGACAGATCAATGGATGAATTTGCAGTGATCATGGACAACACACCCAAAGTTGTTTTTTCACGCACCTTGAAGAGTGTTGAATGGGAATCGGCAAGATTAGCAGAGCGTGACCTGAAGGAAGAAGTGTTAGCACTAAGGCAAGAAGCAGGCAATGACATTTTTGTTGGCAGCCCGGGTTTAATCGTCGCCTTAACACAACTCGACTTAATTGATGAATACCAGCTCTGCATTCATCCGGTTATTGCAGGAAAAGGTTTGCCGCTGTTCAAAAACATCACGGATAGAGTTGATCTTAAACTCTTCAATACAAAAACATTTGCGGCTGGCGCAGTAGTTCTTTACTATAAACGTGTAGATATTAAAACCGGCAGCTGACACTCAGGTTGCCTTATCATTTGTATTGCGAACTAAACTTACACCTGCAAAAAAGAAGATAATTCCTACAATGCCAAAAGCAGCAATAAGTTTGATGTTTCTTGTTCCTGTTCCCGCATTAATAAAAGTAAAGGCTGCGTAAATGATACCGCCAATGCCTAGTAGTGATAAAAGTATACCCAGTATTCGTTTTTCCATATTCGTTTTTTTACAAGATAACTTTATCAACTTAAAATTCAGTTCCTGATAACCGGAATGTGATAATCATGAAAGAAAAACTAAGAATTATATAAACATTAATGCTCAATTCGTGTACTTTCATATATCTTGATTTTCACATTCACTCATTTCTCTCCATCTTCGCAGCTATTTTATTATTCAAATTTTTTCTGTCATGCGCATCGAAGATTTTTTAACTAAACTCCGTACTCAACCCGATACTATTTCTTTTGCTGAAACCATCGAAACAATTGAAGCGAATTACGAATTTACTCCCGTGCGTTTTACAAACGGAGGTATTATAAACGAAGCCGGTACCAATTCAGGTTCATGTAAATTATTTTCATTTGCTAAACTGCAACACTTGAGTAAAGAAGAAGCACTGGCTTGTTTCGGTGATTATTATCGTATTGATGTGTTGCAACATCCCGAAGCAACTAATCATGCCAACATCCGCAATTTTATGGTTACCGGTTGGGAAGGTATTCGTTTTGATGGAGAAGCGTTGCAGCAGAAATAAGAAAGCTTTCAGTTCAATTAAACGCAACATTCTGGGTGTTTAGAGATTTCATCCCGTAAAGCGGGACAAGCTCGACGTCGAAAAGACGCAGACGTTAAAGAAAAGGGCCCATGGTTATCTAAAACTTACAATCGTTATCTTTGCCCCTCAATTGAATAATCTATATGAAAGAAGTATATGTTATCTCGGCCGTTCGTACACCCATGGGTAGTTTCGGCGGCAGTTTAAAAAGTTTAACAGCTACACAGTTAGGAGCTATTGCTATTAAAGGTGCACTGAAAAAAGCAGGCGTTGATGCAAGTAAAGTTCAGGACGTTTTAATGGGTTGCGTTATTCAGGCTAATCTCGGACAGGCACCTGCAAGACAAGCTGCGAAATTTGCCGGCTTACCCAACGAAGTAAATTGTACAACTGTAAATAAAGTGTGCGCAAGTGGTATGAAAGCAATTTCACAAGCTGCACAAAGCATTATGCTGGGCGATGCTGATATTGTGATTGCTGGTGGTATGGAAAGCATGAGCAATGTTCCGTTCTATGTTGACAGTATGCGTTGGGGAAACAAGTATGGCAATACAAGTTTTATTGATGGCTTGGCAAAAGATGGTTTGACGGATGTGTATGATGGAAAGGCGATGGGCAATGCAGCTGAGTTATGTGCAAAAGAATGTGGCATCAGCAGAGAAGATCAGGATGCATTTGCTATTGAGAGTTATAAACGTTCACAGGCAGCATGGGAAAAAGGTTTGTTCGATAATGAAATTGTACCTGTTGAAATTCCGCAACGCAAAGGAGATCCGATTGTGTTTGCAAAAGATGAAGAACCATACAATGTAAAGTTTGATAAAATACCAACACTCAATCCTGCATTTCAGAAAGACGGAACGGTAACTGCTGCCAATGCAAGCACTATGAATGATGGTGCAGCAGCATTGCTGTTAATGAGTAAAGAAAAAGCAGATGAGTTGGGATTGAAACCAATTGCAAAAATTAAATCGTATGCTGATGCTGAACAGGCGCCTGAATGGTTTACTACAACTCCAGCATTGGCTGTACCAAAAGCAGTTGCCAAAGCAGGTTTGCAAATGAGCGATATTTCTTATTGGGAACTAAACGAAGCATTTGCTGTTGTTGGTATTGAAAACAGCAAGCGTATGCAACTCGATCCTGCAAAAGTAAATGTGCATGGCGGTGCAGTATCGCTTGGTCATCCGTTGGGTGCAAGTGGCGCAAGAATTATTGTTACACTTATTAATGTACTGAAAGCAAATAATGCAAAATATGGTGCGGCTGGTATTTGTAATGGTGGCGGTGGTGCTAGTGCAATGGTGATAGAAAACGTCTAACCCTTTTTAGGAAGACTTGCTAATCACAGCTCTATCTTGTTATAGATCGAAATGAAATAAACCTCTCCGTACCGGGAGAGGTTTATTTTTTATAATTAGTTCTAAATAGGGAGAGCCGGCGAGGGTTTTAGTTCGACACCACTTTCACAATCCTGTAAATAACTCTTGCACTTTCATGTTTTCTCATGTTGCCAAAAATCTCAAGATTGTCGGGCGCTACGAGATCGGGAGCCCAAGGCGTAAGCAACGCATCCTGTAAAGTGCGGAACAGATCATATGAAATAGTATTGAATTTTACATCGCCACCTGTGGGTGAAAGTACAGTTGCGTTGCCCCATCCAATTTGCTGTGTTTGTTTTTTATCCATGGCCGATTGGAGGAAAGGTTTCCAGATTGTTTTTTCTGCATTAATAAAAGCCCCTGGGTTTTCGGAAAGGTGATAATTCATTACCACATAATTGAAATCTTTGGCAGGATTTATTCCTTTTGCTTCAGCCCAATCTTCAGTTTTAAAAAAGATCTGACTGGTTACAGTTGTAAACGAACCGGTTTCCATTTGTGCCATCGGGATTTTTGGAAACAGTTTTGCTGGATCAAACGCATCGCCGCTCCAAGCTGAATCAATGTTGGAAAATCCATTAATGAATAAAAAATTTGAAGAATTAGGCAAGTTGTATCCGCCTACTTTCTCAAACAAACCCCAGAAGTTCATCTTTTTTGCATCAACAGCTTTTTGTGCCACTTTACTCCAGTAGTTTACTTCCCGTTTAATGAACTCTTCAATTTTATCCTGCGGTACATGACGGTATTGATACACTGATATCTGTGCGTTGAGGTGCTGTATTTGAATCAGAAATACAAACAGTATTAAACTGAAGATGGTCTTTTTGTATATAGAAGAAATCTGTTTCATTGTATTGATTTTTAATAGCAAGAAAATTGTTTTGAAAAATACGCTTCATTATTTTGAACTTAAGTCTGCTCGTAAGCTCAACATCTCGATCCAGCGGCTTTCAATTGCCTTTGCATAATCTGCGAGATAATAATTCCACGCACCTGCACCATGTACTTCATCAAAACGTTCAGGAATTGGCTTACGGAAATTTGGGCTTAATTCTTTCAATCCATTTTTCAGGCGATTAACGGTTACAATTTGTGGCGGACCTGAAAAACTTACATTATAAACGGCCACGTTTTCGTTACTGGCAACCCATACTTTTTTTAATTTTCGTACAAGGTCACTTGCTTCCCTGATCATGCCCGGTTTAATGAACATGTGTGTAATGATGATCTTGTCGCTGTAGTCAGTAATGGCCACGTTACTTAGTTCGGTATTATAAACGGAGTAGCCGGTGCTGCCACGTTCGCTTGTATTTGGCGAAACATTTTTAGCCCAGTCAAGTGTGTGTTCTGCACTCAGGTCACCACGCTTATCAAACTGCTCCCAGCTAAGCGGCCCTTCCGTTATATGATAGCCGCCAGCATCAGGACCGGTTTCAATATAAAATACCCGCCACTTCCAGTCGCCCGTGTGGTACTTCTGCGCATGCGACGCTAATGCTTTTTCAAACTCCAGTAATTTGTCTGTTTTGGGAAATGCTCTGAATGTGCTCACTAC
The DNA window shown above is from Lacibacter sp. H375 and carries:
- a CDS encoding acetyl-CoA C-acyltransferase; the encoded protein is MKEVYVISAVRTPMGSFGGSLKSLTATQLGAIAIKGALKKAGVDASKVQDVLMGCVIQANLGQAPARQAAKFAGLPNEVNCTTVNKVCASGMKAISQAAQSIMLGDADIVIAGGMESMSNVPFYVDSMRWGNKYGNTSFIDGLAKDGLTDVYDGKAMGNAAELCAKECGISREDQDAFAIESYKRSQAAWEKGLFDNEIVPVEIPQRKGDPIVFAKDEEPYNVKFDKIPTLNPAFQKDGTVTAANASTMNDGAAALLLMSKEKADELGLKPIAKIKSYADAEQAPEWFTTTPALAVPKAVAKAGLQMSDISYWELNEAFAVVGIENSKRMQLDPAKVNVHGGAVSLGHPLGASGARIIVTLINVLKANNAKYGAAGICNGGGGASAMVIENV
- a CDS encoding YpdA family putative bacillithiol disulfide reductase, translated to MATTHFPIIIIGGGPIGLACGIEAKKAGIPYLILEKGCLVNSLYNYPSNMTFFSTSERLEIGDVPFVSVNAKPTRSEALEYYRRVTVAYKLNINLFEEVNTVDITESCFSIQTTKQNYTADHIIIASGFYDIPYLLNVKGEDLPKVTHYYKDPHFYAFQKVIVVGANNSAVDAALETWRKGADVTMVIREKEVGERVKYWVRPDVVNRIEEGSIKAYYESSIIEIKEHEVLIQTPDGIKTIENDWVIAATGYQPNLSFLEKMGIALSKDEVRKPDYNEQTHETNVPNIHLAGVICGGMNTSRLFIENSREHAQKIIQTIKQKN
- a CDS encoding HopJ type III effector protein, whose protein sequence is MRIEDFLTKLRTQPDTISFAETIETIEANYEFTPVRFTNGGIINEAGTNSGSCKLFSFAKLQHLSKEEALACFGDYYRIDVLQHPEATNHANIRNFMVTGWEGIRFDGEALQQK
- a CDS encoding THUMP domain-containing class I SAM-dependent RNA methyltransferase, producing MNLFTTPSSIIITCHKRIALYLENEVKELGFAIDEAFVTGVKLTGTINDCIKLNLNLRCASQVLYSLKQFTANDGDDIYKNLKDFQWENILPDPGYFSVTSNVNNPTINNSMFANLRVKDAIVDRLRDIRGTRPSTGAELTGTVIHLFWKNEDAEVFIDTSGDSLARHGYRKIPGLAPMLEGLASATIYATVWDRVSPFINPMCGSGTLAIEAALIATNRRPGLYRTNYAFMHVQGYDEAVYHKEDALLEEQIVDVPGLKIIATDYSPKAIENAKKNAIAAGVQKLIEFAVCDFAETQVPADAKGIMMVNPEYGERLGDIKELEATYARIGDFMKQKCGGYYGYIFTGNMELAKKIGLKAKRRIEFYNSTIDCRLLEYELYSGSRREAKVTE
- a CDS encoding dihydrofolate reductase family protein, producing the protein MRKVIAAINMTLDGYCDHTAVDADEEIHQHYGELLLDAGVVLYGRITYLLMEFWPTLVKNPSGDRSMDEFAVIMDNTPKVVFSRTLKSVEWESARLAERDLKEEVLALRQEAGNDIFVGSPGLIVALTQLDLIDEYQLCIHPVIAGKGLPLFKNITDRVDLKLFNTKTFAAGAVVLYYKRVDIKTGS
- a CDS encoding DEAD/DEAH box helicase, whose product is MQKKPVWLEEVLTNVKIKALNEMQVASMEAQASEKDIILLSATGSGKTLAFLLPLVEQLQAAGNQTKALIIVPSRELAIQIEHVFKSMQLNLKVTCCYGGHKREIEENNLKQAPALLIGTPGRLADHIRRGSITVASIETLVLDEFDKSLELGFQEEMSFIIGSLPSIKKRVLTSATNLEEIPSFVGLNEPQKLDFLTGNEDSDTGLAIKTLLSPEKDKLETLFRLVCMLGNRSTIIFCNHRESVERTSELLKERDILNVFYHGAMEQQERDAALCKFRNGTSNILVTTDLAARGLDIANIRYIVHYHLPHTEDAFTHRNGRTARMDASGTAIVILGPDEKLPAYIPADAEQIELPETAEIPEKPKWSTLFIAAGKKDKVNKVDIVGFLSQKGELKKEDIGLIEVKDFFAFVAVKKIKANHVLHLIKDQKIKGKKVKIAVAK